From the genome of Triticum aestivum cultivar Chinese Spring chromosome 3B, IWGSC CS RefSeq v2.1, whole genome shotgun sequence, one region includes:
- the LOC123069718 gene encoding ERI1 exoribonuclease 2 isoform X1 has protein sequence MPTAMIDHQRAEEMQVNNEAPPGCLKPNISQYNPQEHRGGIEGFPENNEKKNDSFAADKVWGASPLPNQGFNRPFYRQEFYAWPHVYSDYQILRQPQPYGFDNQFYQINRDTCFPIERRVQFPLKMLPQGYPHDAQLQEFQYFVVIDFEATCDKENNPHPQEIIEFPSVLVNSATGQLEASFQTYVRPAYHQNLTDFCKELTGIQQIQVDRGVPLSEALLMHDKWLEEKGIKHKNFAVVTWSNWDCRVMLESECRFKRIRKPPYFNRWINLKVPFQEVYGGVRCNLKDAVQLAGLTWEGRAHCGLDDARNTARLLALLMHQGFKFSITNSLVWQQPAPQAITCQPSPSPDRSPDLTLLQQHKAKEMLGSHVHAHPYAGKAAGQVCFCGAPSRPNTVRKPGPMQGRHFYGCGNWTVTRRAICTFFAWAS, from the exons ATGCCCACGGCCATGATTGATCACCAACGCGCAG AGGAAATGCAAGTTAATAACGAGGCACCTCCAGGGTGTCTCAAGCCAAATATTTCTCAGTATAACCCTCAAGAACATAGAGGTGGCATTGAAGGATTTCCTGAGAATAATGAAAAAAAGAATGATAGCTTTGCAGCAGATAAAGTATGGGGGGCATCTCCTCTCCCAAATCAAGGATTTAACAGACCCTTCTACCGCCAGGAATTTTATGCCTGGCCGCATGTTTATTCTGATTACCAAATCCTGCGGCAGCCACAACCTTATGGATTTGACAATCAGTTTTATCAGATAAATAGGGATACATGTTTCCCCATTGAGAGAAGAGTTCAGTTCCCCTTGAAGATGCTCCCTCAAGGTTACCCTCATGATGCACAACTTCAGGAATTTCAATATTTTGTGGTTATTGACTTTGAAGCAACCTGTGACAAGGAGAATAACCCACATCCACAAGAGATCATTGAGTTTCCATCTGTCTTGGTTAACAGTGCAACGGGACAATTAGAAGCTTCCTTTCAAACATATGTTCGACCAGCATATCATCAAAATTTGACTGACTTCTGCAAGGAGCTTACCGGTATACAACAGATTCAG GTGGACAGAGGTGTACCTCTAAGTGAAGCCTTGCTCATGCATGATAAATGGTTAGAGGAAAAAGGAATAAAGCACAAGAACTTCGCTGTTGTGACCTGGTCCAACTGGGATTGCCGTGTGATGCTGGAATCAGAATGCAGGTTCAAGAGAATCAGGAAGCCCCCTTATTTCAACAG GTGGATCAACTTGAAGGTCCCTTTCCAGGAAGTCTATGGGGGTGTTCGGTGCAACTTGAAGGATGCAGTTCAGTTGGCTGGTCTGACATGGGAGGGTCGTGCCCACTGTGGGCTTGACGACGCTCGCAATACTGCTCGCCTCCTTGCGCTGTTGATGCACCAGGGATTCAAGTTCTCCATCACCAACTCGCTTGTGTGGCAGCAACCTGCCCCGCAGGCAATAACGTGCCAGCCATCCCCATCCCCTGACCGTTCTCCAGACCTCACCCTGTTGCAGCAGCATAAGGCAAAGGAGATGTTGGGATCTCATGTCCATGCTCACCCATATGCCGGCAAGGCCGCTGGACAGGTCTGCTTCTGCGGAGCGCCGAGCAGGCCGAACACTGTACGCAAACCAGGTCCGATGCAGGGAAGACATTTCTATGGATGCGGCAACTGGACCGTCACGAGGCGGGCCATATGCACGTTCTTTGCATGGGCGTCGTGA
- the LOC123069718 gene encoding ERI1 exoribonuclease 2 isoform X2 has translation MQVNNEAPPGCLKPNISQYNPQEHRGGIEGFPENNEKKNDSFAADKVWGASPLPNQGFNRPFYRQEFYAWPHVYSDYQILRQPQPYGFDNQFYQINRDTCFPIERRVQFPLKMLPQGYPHDAQLQEFQYFVVIDFEATCDKENNPHPQEIIEFPSVLVNSATGQLEASFQTYVRPAYHQNLTDFCKELTGIQQIQVDRGVPLSEALLMHDKWLEEKGIKHKNFAVVTWSNWDCRVMLESECRFKRIRKPPYFNRWINLKVPFQEVYGGVRCNLKDAVQLAGLTWEGRAHCGLDDARNTARLLALLMHQGFKFSITNSLVWQQPAPQAITCQPSPSPDRSPDLTLLQQHKAKEMLGSHVHAHPYAGKAAGQVCFCGAPSRPNTVRKPGPMQGRHFYGCGNWTVTRRAICTFFAWAS, from the exons ATGCAAGTTAATAACGAGGCACCTCCAGGGTGTCTCAAGCCAAATATTTCTCAGTATAACCCTCAAGAACATAGAGGTGGCATTGAAGGATTTCCTGAGAATAATGAAAAAAAGAATGATAGCTTTGCAGCAGATAAAGTATGGGGGGCATCTCCTCTCCCAAATCAAGGATTTAACAGACCCTTCTACCGCCAGGAATTTTATGCCTGGCCGCATGTTTATTCTGATTACCAAATCCTGCGGCAGCCACAACCTTATGGATTTGACAATCAGTTTTATCAGATAAATAGGGATACATGTTTCCCCATTGAGAGAAGAGTTCAGTTCCCCTTGAAGATGCTCCCTCAAGGTTACCCTCATGATGCACAACTTCAGGAATTTCAATATTTTGTGGTTATTGACTTTGAAGCAACCTGTGACAAGGAGAATAACCCACATCCACAAGAGATCATTGAGTTTCCATCTGTCTTGGTTAACAGTGCAACGGGACAATTAGAAGCTTCCTTTCAAACATATGTTCGACCAGCATATCATCAAAATTTGACTGACTTCTGCAAGGAGCTTACCGGTATACAACAGATTCAG GTGGACAGAGGTGTACCTCTAAGTGAAGCCTTGCTCATGCATGATAAATGGTTAGAGGAAAAAGGAATAAAGCACAAGAACTTCGCTGTTGTGACCTGGTCCAACTGGGATTGCCGTGTGATGCTGGAATCAGAATGCAGGTTCAAGAGAATCAGGAAGCCCCCTTATTTCAACAG GTGGATCAACTTGAAGGTCCCTTTCCAGGAAGTCTATGGGGGTGTTCGGTGCAACTTGAAGGATGCAGTTCAGTTGGCTGGTCTGACATGGGAGGGTCGTGCCCACTGTGGGCTTGACGACGCTCGCAATACTGCTCGCCTCCTTGCGCTGTTGATGCACCAGGGATTCAAGTTCTCCATCACCAACTCGCTTGTGTGGCAGCAACCTGCCCCGCAGGCAATAACGTGCCAGCCATCCCCATCCCCTGACCGTTCTCCAGACCTCACCCTGTTGCAGCAGCATAAGGCAAAGGAGATGTTGGGATCTCATGTCCATGCTCACCCATATGCCGGCAAGGCCGCTGGACAGGTCTGCTTCTGCGGAGCGCCGAGCAGGCCGAACACTGTACGCAAACCAGGTCCGATGCAGGGAAGACATTTCTATGGATGCGGCAACTGGACCGTCACGAGGCGGGCCATATGCACGTTCTTTGCATGGGCGTCGTGA